The Thunnus thynnus chromosome 13, fThuThy2.1, whole genome shotgun sequence genome segment CGGATGTGGGGTCTTGTAGAGACACAGAGTCTctggaaacattttctgtctGACTTACATCCTGAAATGAGCAACAGAGCttatatttatcaaaaatcaaAGTATTCTTGTCAATGAAAGTCAAGTTCTGACTGGACAGAAGAAACACGTCTGTAGTAACAAATGACACATCATGTAATAACCTGTTAAAGCAGCACCAGGTTATTACGGTTTATTTATCATTTGTAATGTATTATTTCTATTCTATAATTAATGATATAACAACTATTAGTCTAATGGTCTAATAATATCCTCAGTTCTGAGCCTTATTCTCAATTATTACATAACgattaacataaaatacaagtaTCAACTGTTAAGTATGCTAACAACAGCaggtcacagcaggaaaagcacaggtgtaaataataaaatgaatcaattccattcagctgcttcagttttagGATTCTGGTATTGGGCACACCGTCACactggcttactgggacacttacACGAGCAAAGTCATCATCAGTGTCACTAGTGACACCTAGTTTTTGTGTACAATGATGTCAAAATGTCCCAATGAATGAAactatgtcacacacacagggtaAGTTATCAATGGATAACTGAAAATCATCAGCTAACTTACCTCAGCAAGCACCTGGTTGTCCAGATTTCGACATTTCTCGTGGTCACACTGGCAGTTCTCCCCACATGTCATCTTTCCTTTGCGGCACCTGCACTGCTTGTTGCTGCAGCGACCTTTACACGCACactgaagaaagagaaactcATTGGCATCATTGTCTTTCTGTTGAGTCACAAGCAATCAAAATATtctgattttgtgttttgtattgatGACATTCAGTTACAAAGCGGCTTTAACTTCCCAcgtacacaaacatacatgtaatAAGACGTAGACATTATCTCTGATGACTGAAAGGtgactatattttatttttacttactAAAGTTTGATGATGATTTCAATCTTAATCCCAGACTTACCCcagttgtttttgctttcttaGAAGTTCTGCGTCCTTTCTCAGTTTTCTCGGGGCGCCACTCGTCCTCTTCCTGCTCGTTCTCATCCTCACTGGGAGACATCAGCTCTTCGATGTTGATGGCCATGTTCAGCGGTGCTTTAGCTGTGGTGAAGCGCCTCCCTTTAGGCTTTTGTTGGTGGAGAACACAAGCAAAggaaaatgaacacatttggaCTTTAAAAGTACAGTATATCCCTGAAGCTGTTTTCAATGCAAACTCAGAGAATTTTACATCTAcatctcacatcaaaatgtgttttttaaatttaaattacattGTAATAGCAATAAATTAAACCTCAATTCATAATCTGAAGAGCGCGTCTACTAAAAGTCAACTTTAGCAATAAAAATGGACTGTTACCTTATATAAAAACCAACACTGAAGGCAGAATATTTGCAATGACTTACTTTTGGAGGAACGTAGTCGAACGAGTCATCTGGACTCTTTTCATTGTTGGTCGTAGGAACGAGGATTTTCTTTGCACTTGCCAGATGGAGCAGTGAGAGTttctgtggaggaaaaaaaacaagacatgtttGGATTTGAACAAATCACACAGCTTCCACTTGACATTCTTACACATATGTTATACCTGTGTGAATAGTATTGATTATCTATAATtcaatttaacattaaaataattaaaaataacaacagatgGAAACCAGATGTGGTTACCTGTCTGTATTGCTCATTCTGCTCCACCAGTTGCTGGTTCTGCTCACTTAATTCTCGCAGCTTTTCAAGCTCTTCTTCCTAAAATGATGACACAAAGAACCACACTATTAACACTGAGATAATTCTGCACACTTACTCCTAAAACAAGGAAAGATGTGGAGATAAAGGTTCTAGCTCGAGGAGACAAACCTGAACTTTGAGGCGCTGGAGCAGCTCTTTCTCCTTTGaactctcctcctctttctgcttTGTTTCATCCGACTCTCCACAAATTGGTTTGTTCTGTAGCTGGTTCAGGAGGTAAAGGACCTGTAAGaggaaacaaatcaaatatatgGAATGAAGCATTTCATAAATATGCATGTATCTAAAAATAGAAGCAAACTGGTATATGAATAACAGATACTGTATGAGCACCTTCTCTTGATGCCTCTGCTCCAGTTCcaccagctgctgctggtgctccATGTCCATGGTTGACAtcacatttctctcatcagCCAGCATCTTTCTTAAATCTTGTGAATTCCCCTTCTCCTGTTTGACTTCACTCTCCAGCTTGGCGCTGGCTGTCTTTGCAGACACCAGCTGAATAAAAAAGgtgaacattttgtgttttttggtaaCATGAACAAGCAGAAGcaaatgtgaatataaaatCATGCATTAGCATTTTGCTCACCTCAGACATCAGGACCCTAACGGCACACTTGGCATCGACTATGCTTGTGATGCTGTCTATGCGCTGCTTCAGACGCCCCTCGCTGTCTGCGACAAGAACTTTCTGCTGGAGGTCAGCTATCTGGGCATTCCTGTTAGAATACAAATCATATTGAAAATCTTAAAACCTTTTCTCTACAGCAGAAACgtacaaaataaattaatagtttCCTGTAGACATTTCTGTAGTagtgaaatgtgaaataaaagcaCATATATCTCTTATAAGTCTTCTCTAGGTAGGTGGTAGGAACACATCTGGCAGAGCAAACTTTAGattgatttttaaaacttttttgtgtgtcattaAATGTTGTGTAGATGAGTAGCATAACGGCTTGGAAATAATAGGAAGATAATTCCACCGATGGGGAGTCAGGGTAAGACTGAGCTGGTTTGTCTGACTCACCTGAGGCCCATTTCTGTCTCCAGGTTCTCCACCTGTTTGGTCAGAGGAGTCTCCAGCGCCCCATGGCTCTCAAGCTCAGAGATAATCAGCGTCCGGCGCTGCACAGAAAGCCACCACAAAACAAAGGATCGATTCTTGATATTTATACCTTGCTGTTGCACTGGTTTCTCGATTATTCTGCATTTTGTGCATGTTCTTATAATAGTGTAAAGTATATGCTCACCCTGATTTTGGCAGCGGATCGCTCCCCTGCCTCCATCTGCTGTTTGAGGTGGTTGACCTCCTGAGCCAAGACCTTCctgtcctccagcaggtcaTTGAGATGGCGCCGGGCCTCCTCTGTGCTAACCATCACCTCCACTTCATTGAGAAACCAAGTCTGATCACATAAATACAGTCACAGAGTTAATGCAGAAATTTTCTTATTGTCTAATTTGGATTCATTTTGGGTGTATTTACACATATTACAACTAGCTTAAACCTCTCAAGCtggataatgtttttttaatgataataaataaggCTTTTTGCACTTAGTGAAGTGTAATAGAGCAGATACAGGTTATTGTGAGTACAGAGAAGTCCTAGAATCAGATTTACTACCTTAACTCTTGCAGCAGCTCCCTCCATTCCTCTGTTCTGGCTATCTTTGCGTTTCTCTGCTACCTCGCTTCTCTTCTGAAGAGCATCTTTCAACCGCTTGTTTGCAGCTGCAGCctgaaagggggaaaaaaacaacaacataagaaTCTTTGAATAGTTTTCAGTTACACTAACAGTTTAACATGAGCCTCATACTTCATGCAGAATTTGAGAAATGGGGGAGTGACTCAGAGGTTTGCAACCAGGATAGTGTGAATGAGTCAAACAcgtaaaaaatttaaaatataatatgtgGTAGATACTTTCTATTTTATATGCTCgttttgaaaatattaattcaGCACATTTACTGGATCACACAAATGAAATTGCATAGACAATAGAGCAAGAAGCCTCACCTCCTCAGTTTTGCGACGCAGGACATTGGCCTGTTTCTGGAAATCCCTCTCAAGTTTCAGCAACTCATACTGGCGTTTACGATcctgtaaaacataaaaatttaacttttgatttcaagaagaaaaagaaccCCAcataaaaaaggacaaaagaaatTTCAGTGAGATGTGATTTAGTACATTTATGAATAAAACCCTGACAGTGTCTCCAGAAGAACTTGGATCGCCACATACcttttctttgagctgcagaaCCTCTCTGTCCTTCTTGCTCTTCCAGACTCTGAATTTCTCAGAGTCCTCCCTCATCTGCCTCATCAGCTGTGTTCGCTGGGTCTTCATAGCCTGCAAGGACACAGTTACTGTGCTAGGATTTGATATCTGTGGCTTACACATTATTAACAGTGCTGTGTCAACTCAGAGCACATGGTGATGACatgtattaaagtaaaaaactTAATAAATTTGGGTCTTCACAAAGAATTTTACCTCTCCAAAATATTCTATACACTCCAGTGAATGGCAAAATAGATTTAAGatgacagtaaaatgtgttAACATATAAAATCAATGGCACCAGATATGAATCTTTTGCAACATGTCAATTACTCTGCTTTCAATCCTGATTAACCAATATGGCATTATTGCATGTTTATTCTTGAACAACATATTTATGCACTCCTCATTATCAATCAATGAAAATTAATTCATGTGTTTACTGTTAGGTAACATACTTCATCAAAAGAAGTcagtaaaagcaaaaaaaaaaaatcactagtTACCTGTATTTCCTGCATGAGCTTGCTAACTTTCTGAACAGAAGACTCTTTGACTTTCAGCAGCTTGGATTGCTCAAGAAGCTTCCTCTTCATGTCTACGAGTTGGCCCTCGAGCTCCTGCAGCCTCTTCCTCCGCTGCTCACTAAGTCTAGAAGAAGATGGTGTATGTCAGATGAAGAAGATCGTGAAGAGTGGGGGCTTATGAGATTACTTTTGAGATTTTATGTCAAAGCAAATTTAGCACAAGCACTTCTACAGGCACAGCCAAAAAGTCCAAGTGTTCATACTTCGCCTGGTTGGTGTCTTTCTTTGCAGACTGAAGTGCCAAAACAAGTTCTTCTTTCTCCCTCAGCAGAGAGTCGACTGATGACTGTAGACTCTGTACATTTTTCTGTGGGGTTAAATGTAGAGTCATCGTCATTCAATTTctcaataatgaaaaagaaaagacaatatGGTTCATAATTCATATAATCACACAACTGAACCGATTTCAACTCTCACATAAAATATGTAACCACAGGTTAACGCCCCTCAAGTTAACTAGTGAACGGTGCAgcattttataaaaacatttaactttttcaaATGCACTCATACGCTGCAAAGTCAATGTGCCACTAAGttcaaaaatatcattaaatatcAATTTTTAACTTCCCAAATTTTGAAACAAAGTTTCATGACTTAAACACAATATTACTAATTTACCCTGTAATTCAAAATTCACTCAAATTTAACTAATTAAATAACTGGAAtttaagtgattttaaaatgatccGAGTGAGTCAAAGATCTAAAAGATCAATATCCTCTTACCTGATGCTCTGACTGCATTGACTCCAGCTGGCCGTCATTCTGGCACATTTTCTTCACAAAAGCTTCCTTCAAACTCAATACTTTGTTGAGCTCAATCAGTTCCTTGGAGAGCTGGGCCTGCCGCAGTGCATGATGGGTTGTAAAGGCCTCCGGCGAGTCCTTACCAGCAGCATCCTGTTCAATGTGAGAGAAGGGAAATCGTTTACATTTACACTTAGTtaggaaataaaataagagcTGCAGTGGTCTTTATTCTTTGATCAACTGATGTGTGCAAAAGAGTGAATATATTATGTTTTACTACTTAAAAGTGTCATGGAAAGCaagacacttttttaaaatatcaactGTTATAAATATTAAGAGAACAAAATTGTTAACGTACTGATGGGGACTCGTCTGCTGCGTTTTTATTGCCATTCTCGGATAACTCAGGTTCATCCTCTCCTGCAGCCATAGCATCGATGGAGGCAGCGATGCCTGCACTCTCATtcttagaaaaacaaacaaacagtaatgCATGAAATTTGAATATTATGAACATTCAAATCAACAGTGCTGGATTTAAAACTGTTAATACATAAGTCCTGATAAGTAGGTGCATTAATATGTAAGTTGGACTTTGGTACCTTGAGTTCCAGGATGATTTCTTGGAGGTTCCTCATCACCTCAACGTTATCCTTTAACTCCTGGTCCTCCAGTGTTTCCATCATTTTCTCAAGATCCACCGTACATCTGAAAGAAAGATGTGAGGATGTAAGACAACATCTTGCTCAATAAACCTGGTATATCAGACTGTTGCtaccttttctctgtttttccagaGCTAAAACCTGTCAAACTTTTAAAGCTATTAATGAGATCTTCAGTATGCAACAACAAATGGCTGAAATCATGAACAAAACTGATTTAGGCcatttaaaaccaaacaaagcctTTGACAAGAATAGTCTTAAAGTATTCCGTGTTCTGGCTTTGTCAGACACACAGTAAAGCCCTCTTGGCTCCATGCCTTTGTAAACTTACGCTGCATGGTGACGCAGTTGTTCCAGTTTGCTTTGTAgtttctcatttgtttgttcCGTCTATAacgtaaaacaaacacaatgttaTAACCATGAAGGATGAAAAAAGGAAGTATAAAAAGCATAGACTGTGTAAATTAAGTATGTCCTGCACTTTAACCAACTCATGGTTTTATATGCCAATTTTCAGTAGTGGCAACAGTTTTCCCTCAGCTTTCAACAATGACTTTGGAGGAAGGATCGGTAAATGTTGTTAAGGTCCAGCTCACCATAATGATCTTCTCAAACATGAGGGCGGTCTGTCCAGCGGCCTCACTCAGCTCCCTGCTTAGTTTATTGTTCTCATCCTGCAGAGAGCGATTCTTTTCCAACAGCTTAGTCACGTTCTCCGCTGACTCTGGCCTGTAACGGAGGAACTGAGTGATTGTTATGCTCTTTTGTTATGGGTAATAAGCACCCTGGTTACACCAGGTTACTGGGAAATTGTATGTCTTACCCAGACAGCACTGGTGCAACTCCGCCGCGGGCATGAAGGAGCATCACCTGCAGCTCCTGAACCTGTGGGCGAAAAGTGTATGAAGCAACTTTCTGTCCTTTcaacctttttttcctttctctttaaACAATTGAACAGCATTAACTTCCAGCGTTGCTACACCAGCAAAATGGCAGTTTGAGCACCACTAAAgagtatttttttcactttctgtaCCTGCTGTTTCAAACGGCTCATTTCTGCAGCTCTGGGGTCAACGTTGACTATgggtttgtttttaatcttgcGAGCTCTGTCAGCGTATCGCAGTGTGTTGATGGTCTCCTCCATGTTTGAGTCCGCAGGACTGACGCACGCAATCATCAATGTGTGGCTATTGCCTCCCAGAGAATctaatgaaacaaacacaaaaaaaattcaaaaaagaCGGACTGTTGCTGCTTTGAACACCTGTTTTGGTGCACATTTACCAGTAATCACACCATTTTTGCAACAAAACAAGCTTTAATTTTGCCATAACAAACAAATGCAggcatgaaaaacaaagagtTTTGATCAAACAATCGAAGAGAAGCAGGATGCACACTGTGTGCTTTCCCCAATATGATTTGCTAATATGTTTGAAGGTCCTAAAAGTGAGATGATGTCTGAGACAGTCCTAATAACCACTATGTAACTTCTGAACATCTAAAATCAAAGCATACCTTGTAGTAGGCGGGTCAGCTTGGAGTCTCTGTAAGGAACAAaggtgtttttcttgctttcatCCCCCAAGGCACTGATCACATTACCCAAAGACAAAAGGCCTCGATTGATGCTGATGcctgaagatgaaaatgaatagcatcaaaacagaaacactgataaTTCAGGACACCATCACAACACAAAAAGACAGCACAGAAATTCTACACTGCAGCATATACTGTATCATCAGGTGAATGTTAAATTCATGAAACTGAGTGGatctgaagaaaaacatgtttaggTTACCTTCCTTTAAACGATCTCCCTCTGCTTTGGTTTTCTTTTGCCTCTCTGAACCAGCCAGATCCACAAGGTGTAACTTTGAGACAATGGAGTCGACTCTGCAACAAATGATGAAACAAATACTCAAATTGTAAAAGACTCAATTTCAGGGGCAATATCATTTGTTGTCTTtatgaaaaaacagcaaattcatctctaaaaagtattttttcagtcCATTCTCATGGTCTATGGACTAGCTGAAAATTAACTATTGCATCATCAACTCATATATTGTAGTTCACCTCAGAAAACCTCCAAGCTTTCCCTCTGGGCTTCACTATCCAATGAGGAGGACAGATGGCTTATTTTAAAGCCAATTCAACTTATTCTAAATATGACAAATAACTATGGTCCAAGGCAAAAAGTGATTACATAATTACTTTCAATTTAAAATGGTTACGTCTAGCATAAGACTTGATGCAATGATGACAAACTGACTTGTCTCTCCCTTTGCGCTGCTCCAGTGTGATGGTGAAGATAGCATGTGAGCGGGACGAAGCAGCGTTCATCGCTGTGGAGGCAACGGTGCGAGCAGAGTTTCCAAGCTCCAGACAGCCCACCATCTCATGGGCAGAGAACACCTGCCTCTCAGTTAAACCCACAATCTGTAAAAATAGGATATCgtcaacagaaacagacacagtaTACTTAAACATGCTGCTGAAAAAGGTGTCACAGAAGTACAGGATTATAGGGGGATTCTTATAAACATGTCATTCACTTACCTTAATGCCGTCTTTAGGGTCTTCTCGAATGCTGATGGCAGGTTTATCTTTAGATGTGCACAGCAAATCCAAAACATCTTCATTATAGatctacaattaaaaaaaaaaggaaaaggctTGACTAAATTAGTTGAAATCTTGACCACTATACATTCATAAATGTAATCAAAGGCATTATCTGTAAAGTAAACATTATGTCCAACAACCTCCAGGTAAGATACTGCCAGGCCAAATTCACAATCCGTCCTCTTTTCCCTTTCTTCAAAGATCTTTCCGATGACTCGTGGAATAACTCCGACTGAAGGATCATTCTCTTGAGCTGATGTGTATGTTCCTCCCATGGAGAAGGTCTTTCCTGATCCTGTCTGTCCATATGCAAGTACTGTGGCATGGTAGCCTACAAAAAGCGGGAGGGCAAAATGATTCAAAAGGAAAAAGTTATGGTACTAATTTAACATCTCAGCTAATTGAATtatgttgttcttgtttttgctactgtcattttagtttttcatttttgcacagcCGATGGCAAACACTGTCACGACTGAAGTGTCTTTTCTATCCATAAATTCAACAATACATTCTCATTCGGTTCACGTATTGCAGACCCTGCAATGTCAGCTCCCAGGAACTGTGTAAAACCTGAAAGACCACAGTCTTAAACAATTCAATAAATCATTGTGTAAAAAGATACATTTACCTTTAAAAAGCCCACACAATAAGGGGGACACAGCAGAACCAAAGACTTCCTCTTGCTCAGCGGTGGGATCAAATACATAATCATAGGTGAACGCCTTCTCTGTGCCAACGATCACCTGAAAATATACAACACTTTAGCAATGATTGCACGTACTGTATAGCAATgcataagattaaaaaaaaaaaaaaacacattatatccACCTATACATGATCTAAACAGTTGCATAGTATTGCTGAAGCATCACTAATAGCCAATAATTAAAACTTTTATCAGTCTTGATATTATTCTTGTCACACTTTTGTCTTTATACTTAACcttaatgcaaaaacaaaaattaaaatatcatgAGGCTGATGCCTACATTTTTGAGCTTTAATTGTCTCTGATGAAGGTTGAGTTGTTACAAAACATTATTCTGAAACCgcacagaaaaaacatattttcccagTTGGACACCGACCTGTGGCTCCCCAGGCACAAAAGTGAGACAGCACTGACACCCCTCGTTGATTTCTTTTGGTACCAACGGGCGACATCGCAAGGCGACCCGCACTGGGATCACCTTTGCATCCTCGTTCGTCATGGTGCAAGATTCCAATTAATACTTGataataaaagaaacagaagaggtaTCATTAATAAGCCAAGTAATATCAGCCCTATAATGTGACCAAATAGCATGCTACAAACTAACAGCTGACTTTGCTAAACTTTAATTTTCAATAAGGGATAACATTAAAATTAGACAGCATTAACTCTGACTGCAATGGCGGATGGAGCTACAGTGATCCccattatttttaaagataagGTTTATTATCCGTGCTGACATGAGTAATGAAACATCATGTAAACAGTTAAGTGTTAATTTAAAGACATATTGCAAAAAAGAGAGATCTAAACAATTGCACAAACAGTTGATGctgactttttaaatgtatgatgCCAACATAAGATAACAAAACCTAGTTAACGTTAACTATTTTTGCCTCCATTAAACATGACAtcacaataacaatataaagGTGGAATGTTGTGTACATTAATGTGGTATATCTGCATTACTTGGACgtcaataaaatgtaataaaatctcATTAACAGACGAAATGTGTTCAGTGAACACATCGCGCTTCTCAAATGATTTTAAACAGAAAGGTTAGTGTTTACAAATGTAGATAACCTAACTGTCTACACATTTCATAACGTAAAAAAGACGCTTTTCAAATTTGGTTCACTGTCACTGAGCTGGCTCactctttaaaaatgtttgagaCGTTACATCCAAATGACTTTCACTTGAGAGTATGTCTTTCACTTGTTAAATCAATAAACGGCCCGCATCTTAGTAAAATCACCCTCCCGTTGTTATGGTCGTCACGCCAAAGAGATGATCCATTATTCAGTGTCTGTGGAGCAGCTCCAGGATTTGTCTGACATCATGTACACACATCTCACTTTCAGACAGACTGATCAAAACCGAACTGTGCAATAATGTTAAACAGTTGTAGTCCTGGATTCTCCCTTTTACCGTAAACTCAACAGGTCGCCAGGATACGAACGACAAAGCTAACGCTAGCGCTATAACGTTACCTGACATTTAGTGTTATATCAATGAAGACTTGCAAAACAAGTTAACATTGCCAACTTCATGGTTAGCGGTCGTTAAGGTGCATTTTTATTGAGTAACAATGGCAAAATAAACCGCTTCCAACCTGGCTGAGAAATTATAATTGGCGTCAACGTAACGTTAACTAGCAGCAGTTATTAGCAAGACGTTAAGTTACCTCTTTGAGTTTCCTCCAGTGCAATTGTTTAAATATCACGAAACACGTATTCAACGGATCTGACAGTCGACAGGACTAACATTAGACACCCTTAACGAACCGTTTACTCTGAAATGACTGTTtaacttgatttttttgtcctttaCCCGTGTACTCACACCAATATCTTTGAAATGAATGTTGTTGCTGCCCGCCACTTTCAAACACGCAGCTCcgcctcctccttcttcttctaccCGTAATTTTGTGGCAGAGCCGACGCAGCTGGGCTTCATTACTGACCTCtacaggagaaaagaaaaaacacagtgttaGTACAAATTTTGTAGtacaaaacctttttaaaaatcattcttACACCTTTAATATTTGTAGATTCAAAGATGAATGTGTTGGGAGCTTCCTTGTTGAAACTATCCATGTCAATAGCAATAAAGGCAATTAAAGGAATAAGCACCATTTCTCAGATCACCAATAAAACAACCAAGACAAGGATGTGGGGTAgagtgaagaaataaaaagctcAGATCAGAACTGAAGTTGAGTGGGCGACATGACATCCCTCTTGATGAGATGAGTTTTCAGCCTACAATGGAAAATGGGAAGTGACTCTTCTGTTCTGGCTAGATGAGAAAGGTCATTACACTGGGAGCCAGAGGAGAAAACAGCTGAGTCCAGATAAAGTGATGACAAGGTTTCTGCAGGGAAGAGAGAGCGTAGCAGGCAATAGTGGCAGAAGTCAGAGCGTGGACCACCATTGCATTTGTGTGCATCTGaaaagctgcattaatatttccaGAAATTACTCCACAATGCTATTCAagcttttattgtcacatttattttattgtcacatgcacagcaacacagcagatgGCAACACTAAAGgcagtgaaaaaagaaaaaaaaaatctaacgaTTACATGTACTGATGGATCTGGCCTGTCTCTGCCCCTACATCATCACACCACCGTGGGCACAATGTGTAATTGTTCACCTATTACCTCTAATGATCTAGCAGAGGTGATACAGCAACTCCTCCACCTGCTCCCTTGACCCAGTTCCCacaaattttttaaaagtgtattCCACCACCTGTCACCTGACATAATGAACATTAACAGTTCTCTACAATCAGGAGTCTTCCCCTCTTCCCTCAAGCATGCTATAATTACACCATTACTGAAAAAGAACAACTTAGACCCATCTGTGATTAGCAATTACAGATCAATCTCCAATATCCCTTTTCTTAGTGAAATACTTGAAAAGGCTGTCTACAAACAGCTGCATAGTTACTTATCAATCCACAATCCGTATGATGTGTATCAATCTGGTTTTAGGACTAACCACAGCACTGAAGCAGCACTTATAAAAGTAGTCAATGATCTGAAGATCAACAGTGCTGCAAACAAACTTtccattttaatattattagaCCTGACTGCAGCCTTTGACACTGTTGATCACGACATTTTACTCAGTAGATTAGAAAACTCAGTTGGCTTATCTGGCCGTGTCATTAACTGGCTCTCCTCCAATCTAACAGACAGGATATTCACTGTGTCTCTTGGCAACTTTAAATCTGGCAACTTCAACACCTGTTGTGGGATCCCACAAGGCTCAGTTCTAGGTCCATTACTGTTTAATCTATATATGCTGCCACTTGGTTCCATCATAAAGAAGCACAATGTATCTTACCATTCATATGCTGATGATAAACAATTGTATATTTCACTTTTCCATGACAACCTCAGCCCTTTAAATTAACCTGTAAAATGTATCAGTGACATTAAAATCTGGATGACCAAAAACTTTCTGCAACTAAACAAAGACAAGACTGAGATATTTGTGGTAGGCACTAGAGGTCAGAGAGAGTAGATCAGCTCCAAACTGATCTCGCTGAAACCCAGTGAGCAGGTTAGAAATCTAGGTGTTATCTTGGATTCAAAACTCAACTTCGC includes the following:
- the kif4 gene encoding kinesin family member 4, which gives rise to MTNEDAKVIPVRVALRCRPLVPKEINEGCQCCLTFVPGEPQVIVGTEKAFTYDYVFDPTAEQEEVFGSAVSPLLCGLFKGYHATVLAYGQTGSGKTFSMGGTYTSAQENDPSVGVIPRVIGKIFEEREKRTDCEFGLAVSYLEIYNEDVLDLLCTSKDKPAISIREDPKDGIKIVGLTERQVFSAHEMVGCLELGNSARTVASTAMNAASSRSHAIFTITLEQRKGRDKVDSIVSKLHLVDLAGSERQKKTKAEGDRLKEGISINRGLLSLGNVISALGDESKKNTFVPYRDSKLTRLLQDSLGGNSHTLMIACVSPADSNMEETINTLRYADRARKIKNKPIVNVDPRAAEMSRLKQQVQELQVMLLHARGGVAPVLSGPESAENVTKLLEKNRSLQDENNKLSRELSEAAGQTALMFEKIIMTEQTNEKLQSKLEQLRHHAACTVDLEKMMETLEDQELKDNVEVMRNLQEIILELKNESAGIAASIDAMAAGEDEPELSENGNKNAADESPSDAAGKDSPEAFTTHHALRQAQLSKELIELNKVLSLKEAFVKKMCQNDGQLESMQSEHQKNVQSLQSSVDSLLREKEELVLALQSAKKDTNQAKLSEQRRKRLQELEGQLVDMKRKLLEQSKLLKVKESSVQKVSKLMQEIQAMKTQRTQLMRQMREDSEKFRVWKSKKDREVLQLKEKDRKRQYELLKLERDFQKQANVLRRKTEEAAAANKRLKDALQKRSEVAEKRKDSQNRGMEGAAARVKTWFLNEVEVMVSTEEARRHLNDLLEDRKVLAQEVNHLKQQMEAGERSAAKIRRRTLIISELESHGALETPLTKQVENLETEMGLRNAQIADLQQKVLVADSEGRLKQRIDSITSIVDAKCAVRVLMSELVSAKTASAKLESEVKQEKGNSQDLRKMLADERNVMSTMDMEHQQQLVELEQRHQEKVLYLLNQLQNKPICGESDETKQKEEESSKEKELLQRLKVQEEELEKLRELSEQNQQLVEQNEQYRQKLSLLHLASAKKILVPTTNNEKSPDDSFDYVPPKPKGRRFTTAKAPLNMAINIEELMSPSEDENEQEEDEWRPEKTEKGRRTSKKAKTTGCACKGRCSNKQCRCRKGKMTCGENCQCDHEKCRNLDNQVLAEDVSQTENVSRDSVSLQDPTSVSPDNTTFFKPPSCTPTKKVLKEIGDMGHATADLKSVGRSVLSDDEEEEEEEDADEQEKTTVSFLKKKKRILTSFQNSFFSGCTPIREES